In one Cloacibacillus porcorum genomic region, the following are encoded:
- a CDS encoding YjiH family protein has translation MAEKHSYTSAQIMHFLIPSLIGAIVFLLPIPMKGSLNTILGIAIDWGKAVLKPWLPGTAMTLVVIAALASLWATLCKPAKIEKDPFWGGLLIVKPFWLVSRLLGAALYIVIFFKIGPEVIWNMDNGGTPAIVLAPALLIIFIVLAGVVPLLTDYGLMEYVGTYARPVMGPMFKLPGRSAVDCLASWVGSCSVAVVITTKVHDQGYYSDREASIITTAFSVISIAYIYVMADFVGLPNMYFQIMAAVYAVTFILALIMPRIWPLSSMPDTFSGKAGKQRVGDDIPQGYSLGDWALKLAVERSAKQTAAMTVDSGVKTFISLVVSTMPLVVAWGTIVLIIANNTPVFQVLSAPFAWCLQLMRIPEAKEVAPAFLLAYADQFLAAVVGSGRTAVAAKFMCACISGTGLIYMTEVGVLILQSSIPLGFWKLTGIYFIRAVLSIFLLAPFAWLFC, from the coding sequence ATGGCGGAAAAACATAGTTACACCTCTGCGCAGATCATGCATTTTTTGATTCCATCGCTTATCGGCGCCATAGTCTTTCTTTTGCCCATTCCCATGAAGGGCAGCCTCAATACCATCCTTGGCATTGCGATCGATTGGGGGAAGGCGGTCCTGAAACCATGGCTGCCTGGTACGGCGATGACGCTCGTCGTGATCGCGGCGCTGGCCTCTCTGTGGGCCACGCTCTGCAAGCCTGCGAAGATCGAAAAGGACCCCTTCTGGGGAGGGCTGCTGATTGTCAAACCCTTCTGGCTCGTCTCGCGCCTGCTCGGCGCGGCGCTCTACATCGTGATCTTCTTTAAGATCGGCCCCGAAGTGATATGGAACATGGATAACGGCGGCACGCCGGCGATAGTCCTCGCCCCCGCGCTGCTCATCATCTTTATCGTCCTCGCTGGCGTCGTGCCGCTGCTGACGGACTACGGCCTTATGGAATATGTCGGCACCTACGCGCGTCCGGTCATGGGGCCGATGTTCAAACTCCCGGGCCGCTCCGCCGTCGACTGCCTCGCCTCCTGGGTCGGAAGCTGCTCGGTCGCCGTCGTCATCACGACCAAAGTCCACGACCAGGGTTACTATTCTGACCGCGAAGCCTCGATCATCACGACGGCCTTCTCCGTCATCAGCATCGCCTATATCTACGTCATGGCTGACTTTGTCGGCCTGCCGAACATGTATTTCCAGATAATGGCGGCGGTCTACGCGGTGACCTTCATCCTCGCGCTCATCATGCCGCGCATCTGGCCGCTCTCCTCAATGCCCGATACCTTCTCCGGCAAGGCCGGCAAGCAGCGTGTCGGCGACGATATCCCGCAGGGATACTCGCTCGGAGACTGGGCGCTCAAACTTGCCGTCGAGCGCTCGGCGAAGCAGACCGCGGCGATGACGGTGGATTCCGGTGTTAAGACTTTCATCTCGCTCGTCGTCAGTACGATGCCGCTCGTCGTCGCCTGGGGAACGATCGTCCTCATCATCGCGAACAACACCCCGGTATTCCAGGTGCTCTCCGCGCCCTTCGCCTGGTGCCTCCAGCTCATGAGGATACCGGAGGCTAAGGAGGTCGCCCCGGCCTTCCTGCTCGCCTACGCCGACCAGTTCCTCGCCGCCGTCGTTGGCTCAGGCCGCACGGCCGTCGCCGCGAAGTTTATGTGCGCCTGTATCTCCGGCACCGGCCTCATCTACATGACCGAGGTCGGCGTCCTCATTCTCCAGTCGTCGATACCGCTTGGCTTCTGGAAGCTGACGGGCATCTACTTTATCAGGGCGGTGCTCAGCATCTTCCTGCTCGCGCCCTTCGCCTGGCTCTTCTGTTAG
- a CDS encoding alanine/glycine:cation symporter family protein yields the protein MEQLTQLVTDVNSFIWGLWCLIPLLCGTGLYFTIRLRFVQIRKFPEAFKEVFGGINLFGKRADKGGMSSFQALATAIAGQVGTGNLAGAATAIAMGGPGAIFWMWVAAFLGMATIFAEATLAQVFKYKEADGRVVGGPAFYITNGLHCKPLAVFFSVSLIIALGFIGNAVQTNSIADACSVAFGWNKLYVGIVLAAVGGYVFFGGIGRIAAITEKLVPLMAALYLIGGAAILVMNFTEIPHSLWMIFKGAFNPAAATGGLIGVSIKQAVRYGVARGLFSNEAGMGSTPHAHAVAKVNHPCEQGYAAIISVFIDTFCVLNMTAFVIFVTGAVDGHTSGIALTQKAFSLGLGLGQYGVPFVALCLFFFAFSTVIGWYFYGEQNIIFLFGEKALLPYRIVVMAFLVIGAVLQLDLAWQLADFFNGIMVFPNLIALLGLGSIVSKHLSEFERDGRLRSVK from the coding sequence ATGGAACAGCTCACGCAACTGGTAACCGACGTTAACAGCTTTATCTGGGGCTTGTGGTGTCTCATTCCGCTTCTTTGCGGGACGGGACTTTATTTCACTATCAGGCTCAGATTCGTACAGATTCGGAAGTTCCCGGAGGCGTTCAAGGAGGTCTTCGGCGGTATCAACCTCTTCGGCAAACGGGCAGACAAGGGCGGCATGAGCTCCTTCCAGGCTCTCGCCACGGCGATCGCCGGGCAGGTAGGAACAGGAAATCTCGCGGGCGCGGCCACCGCCATCGCTATGGGCGGACCGGGAGCGATCTTTTGGATGTGGGTCGCCGCCTTTCTGGGCATGGCGACGATCTTCGCCGAGGCGACCCTGGCGCAGGTCTTCAAATATAAGGAGGCGGACGGCAGAGTGGTCGGCGGCCCAGCCTTCTATATAACGAACGGACTGCACTGCAAACCGCTTGCGGTCTTCTTCTCCGTGTCGCTCATCATCGCTTTGGGTTTCATCGGCAACGCGGTGCAGACAAACTCGATAGCGGACGCCTGCAGCGTCGCCTTCGGCTGGAATAAGCTTTATGTCGGCATCGTCCTCGCCGCGGTGGGCGGTTATGTATTCTTTGGCGGCATCGGACGTATCGCCGCCATCACGGAAAAGCTCGTCCCGCTGATGGCGGCGCTTTACCTCATCGGCGGCGCGGCCATTCTCGTGATGAACTTCACGGAGATCCCCCACTCCCTCTGGATGATATTCAAGGGCGCCTTCAACCCCGCAGCGGCGACCGGAGGCCTCATCGGCGTCTCTATCAAGCAGGCCGTACGTTACGGCGTGGCGCGCGGGCTCTTTTCCAATGAGGCAGGCATGGGCTCCACGCCCCACGCGCATGCAGTGGCCAAGGTCAATCACCCCTGCGAGCAGGGATACGCGGCTATCATCAGCGTATTCATCGATACCTTCTGCGTCCTCAACATGACTGCCTTCGTCATCTTCGTCACGGGAGCGGTCGACGGACATACGAGCGGCATCGCGCTTACACAGAAGGCCTTCAGCCTCGGCCTCGGCCTCGGACAGTACGGAGTACCATTCGTAGCTCTCTGTCTCTTCTTCTTTGCCTTCTCGACCGTTATCGGCTGGTACTTCTACGGCGAACAGAACATCATCTTCCTCTTCGGGGAGAAGGCGCTTCTGCCCTACCGCATCGTAGTAATGGCCTTCCTCGTGATCGGCGCGGTGCTCCAGCTCGATCTCGCCTGGCAGCTTGCGGACTTTTTCAACGGGATCATGGTCTTCCCGAACCTCATCGCGCTGCTCGGATTGGGCTCGATAGTATCAAAGCACCTCAGCGAATTCGAGAGAGACGGACGTCTAAGATCTGTAAAATAA
- a CDS encoding GNAT family N-acetyltransferase, producing MRIRPVTPKDAESIDNINAKLTKERFSSFFDGNQKNAEQLIAELTQFDHMLVLETETEPQELCAAVLLKVNHQIFLRRMATLRIIVDQKWQGQGLGKALMETALELADNELMMERVEVEIPTDNVGALKLCKAAGFKVEGIAKDWMRNPDGHFVDAYLMAHCRNAK from the coding sequence ATGAGGATAAGGCCCGTAACGCCGAAAGATGCCGAGAGCATCGACAATATAAACGCCAAGCTGACGAAGGAAAGATTCTCCAGCTTCTTCGACGGGAACCAGAAAAACGCGGAACAGTTGATAGCGGAGCTCACACAGTTCGACCACATGCTTGTGCTTGAGACGGAGACGGAGCCGCAGGAGCTGTGCGCCGCGGTGCTGCTGAAGGTCAATCACCAGATATTCCTGCGCCGGATGGCGACGCTTAGGATCATCGTCGATCAGAAATGGCAGGGACAAGGGCTGGGAAAGGCGCTGATGGAGACGGCGCTGGAACTCGCCGACAACGAGCTGATGATGGAACGCGTCGAGGTGGAGATACCGACCGACAACGTGGGCGCGCTGAAGCTCTGCAAGGCCGCCGGCTTCAAGGTCGAGGGGATCGCTAAGGACTGGATGCGCAATCCCGACGGACATTTCGTCGACGCCTACCTCATGGCACACTGCCGCAACGCGAAATAG
- a CDS encoding GNAT family N-acetyltransferase, translating into MEIRAVMPEDAEAIAAIRIQNGVREGVLALSSERINATAEFLNSLAERDRGFVAVENGEVVGFSVMIANREPCRAHSAFIAVMVNADFQQMGIGHKLLKHLVDRADNELMFHRLELLVLTDNERAIKLYKSLGFMVEATRKHAAVVKGTFVNEYLMGRLRGEGAEI; encoded by the coding sequence TTGGAAATAAGAGCTGTAATGCCTGAGGACGCAGAGGCAATAGCCGCCATTAGGATACAGAACGGAGTGCGGGAGGGAGTACTCGCCCTTTCCAGCGAAAGAATCAACGCCACGGCAGAATTTTTAAATTCACTCGCCGAGAGGGACAGGGGCTTCGTCGCGGTGGAAAACGGCGAGGTCGTCGGCTTCTCGGTGATGATCGCGAATCGGGAGCCTTGCCGCGCGCACAGCGCCTTTATCGCGGTGATGGTAAACGCCGACTTTCAGCAGATGGGGATCGGGCACAAACTTTTGAAACATCTGGTGGACCGAGCCGACAATGAGCTGATGTTCCACCGTCTGGAGCTGCTCGTGCTCACGGACAATGAGAGGGCGATCAAGCTATATAAAAGCCTCGGATTTATGGTGGAGGCGACGAGGAAACACGCCGCCGTCGTGAAGGGTACGTTCGTTAACGAATACCTGATGGGAAGACTTCGCGGAGAGGGTGCCGAGATATGA
- the ilvD gene encoding dihydroxy-acid dehydratase: MKYKSTQQLEDVNFKEARALYKSMGCSEADLRGPVIGIANSWNELVTGHFNLRQAAEFVKKGIYRAGGTAVEFGMIGACDGLASGHGGMKYILPSRELIANSLESMARAHNLDGLVMLGSCDKIVPGMLMGAARLDIPAIMAVGGPMLGGIEFDGRKSDSTSLSEAVGMFEAGKIGAAELDRLEDTSCPSCGSCSFFGTANSMGALSEAMGMSLPGSALIPAVYAERLRSSEEAGRRIVELVNKNITARRVITAESLENAAVVMLATGASTNCVMHLCAVAYEAGLDPKEIFAMIDSLSERVPLVAKVNPAAKYDMEAFYRAGGVPQVMREVRDMLHLDAVTASGLTVGENIDGCKNPYGTDRNVIKSAAEPFSREKGLCLLRGNLAPDGAVAKPAAMDPSMFKFTGPARVFDSEEAANRAILAKEIEPGSVVVVRYEGPKGGPGMREMFHAMKFLYGMGLAKSVALITDGRFSGTNNGCYVGHISPEAAEGGPLAALRDGDLITIDITKKNISAALSAEEMEARLKDWRAPAPDAPDGWLRIYAKLAASASEGAMLKR, from the coding sequence ATGAAATATAAAAGCACTCAACAGTTGGAAGACGTAAACTTTAAAGAGGCGCGGGCGCTGTATAAATCAATGGGATGTTCTGAAGCCGACCTCAGGGGGCCGGTCATCGGCATCGCAAATTCCTGGAACGAGCTGGTTACGGGACATTTTAACCTGCGGCAGGCGGCCGAATTTGTCAAAAAGGGCATCTACCGCGCCGGCGGCACGGCGGTGGAGTTTGGGATGATCGGCGCCTGTGACGGCCTCGCGAGCGGACACGGAGGCATGAAATACATCCTGCCCTCGCGCGAGCTGATCGCGAACAGCCTGGAGAGCATGGCGCGGGCCCACAACCTCGACGGCCTTGTGATGCTTGGCTCCTGCGATAAGATCGTTCCGGGAATGCTGATGGGCGCGGCGCGCCTCGACATCCCCGCGATCATGGCCGTCGGCGGGCCGATGCTCGGCGGCATTGAGTTCGACGGCAGAAAGAGCGACTCGACCTCGCTCTCCGAGGCGGTAGGCATGTTCGAGGCCGGAAAGATCGGCGCGGCGGAGCTAGACAGGCTGGAGGATACCTCCTGCCCAAGCTGCGGCTCCTGCTCCTTCTTCGGCACCGCGAACTCCATGGGCGCCCTCTCGGAGGCGATGGGCATGTCGCTGCCGGGTTCGGCGCTGATTCCCGCCGTATACGCCGAACGTCTCAGAAGCTCCGAAGAGGCTGGACGCCGGATCGTCGAGCTTGTAAACAAAAATATCACCGCGCGCCGCGTGATAACGGCGGAGTCGCTGGAAAACGCCGCCGTCGTGATGCTGGCCACGGGAGCCTCGACGAACTGCGTGATGCACCTCTGCGCGGTTGCCTACGAGGCGGGGCTCGACCCAAAAGAGATATTCGCGATGATCGATTCCCTCAGCGAGAGGGTACCGCTTGTCGCAAAGGTCAACCCGGCGGCAAAATATGACATGGAGGCCTTCTACCGCGCGGGCGGCGTACCGCAGGTGATGCGGGAGGTGCGGGATATGCTGCACCTGGATGCGGTGACCGCGAGCGGCCTCACCGTCGGCGAGAATATCGACGGCTGCAAAAATCCCTACGGCACAGACCGTAACGTGATAAAAAGCGCGGCTGAGCCGTTCAGCCGGGAAAAGGGGCTCTGCCTGCTGCGCGGCAACCTCGCCCCCGACGGCGCGGTGGCGAAGCCTGCGGCGATGGACCCATCGATGTTCAAATTTACGGGCCCGGCGCGCGTCTTTGACTCCGAAGAGGCGGCGAACCGCGCGATCCTCGCGAAAGAGATAGAGCCAGGCAGCGTCGTCGTCGTACGCTATGAGGGACCCAAAGGGGGGCCGGGGATGCGCGAGATGTTCCACGCGATGAAATTCCTCTATGGAATGGGGCTCGCCAAAAGCGTCGCCCTCATCACGGACGGCCGCTTTTCGGGAACCAACAACGGCTGCTACGTCGGACACATCTCGCCGGAGGCCGCAGAGGGCGGCCCGCTTGCGGCGCTGCGCGACGGAGACCTGATAACTATCGACATCACGAAAAAAAATATCTCCGCGGCGCTCTCTGCGGAAGAGATGGAGGCGCGGCTCAAAGACTGGCGCGCCCCGGCGCCTGATGCGCCGGACGGCTGGCTGCGCATATACGCAAAGCTTGCGGCCTCGGCCTCGGAGGGAGCCATGCTCAAAAGGTAA
- a CDS encoding ferritin, whose amino-acid sequence MIIDAKMEKALNGQIRAELESAYLYLSMASWFDANDLPGCAHWMKKQAAEEQEHAMKIYEYVVARGGHVILEAIAAPRNEWKNATEIFQQTLEHEQKVTALIYELVEKAMEMKDYATRGMLSWFVQEQVEEEEHAMEILAKFKKLGEIPISLAMLDKELGDRS is encoded by the coding sequence ATGATTATTGATGCGAAAATGGAAAAGGCGCTTAACGGACAGATCCGCGCGGAGCTTGAATCGGCTTACCTATATCTCTCAATGGCCTCCTGGTTCGACGCCAACGACCTCCCCGGCTGCGCCCATTGGATGAAGAAGCAGGCCGCCGAAGAACAGGAACACGCGATGAAGATCTATGAATATGTCGTTGCCCGCGGCGGACATGTCATCCTGGAGGCGATCGCCGCCCCGCGTAACGAGTGGAAAAACGCGACCGAGATATTCCAGCAGACCCTCGAGCACGAACAGAAGGTGACGGCCCTTATCTATGAGCTCGTCGAAAAGGCGATGGAGATGAAAGATTACGCAACGCGCGGCATGCTCTCCTGGTTCGTCCAGGAGCAGGTCGAGGAAGAGGAGCACGCGATGGAGATCCTCGCGAAGTTCAAGAAGCTCGGCGAGATCCCCATATCGCTCGCGATGCTCGACAAAGAACTTGGCGACAGATCATAA
- a CDS encoding flavin reductase family protein: MGNIDMKALFSLTYGMYIVSTDLEGKLNGQIANTVMQITSEPICVATCLNKANLTTEMIAKSGRFSVAVLELEVPMTFIGQFGFKSGRDIDKFANVKYSLAEAGTPLIEEWSVAAFDAKVSKTVEMPSHMLFIGEVQESVCFKEAPLLTYSDYHKIKKGKSPKTAPTFGFNALK, encoded by the coding sequence ATGGGCAATATCGATATGAAGGCGCTCTTTTCACTGACCTATGGTATGTACATCGTCAGCACCGACCTTGAGGGAAAACTCAACGGACAGATCGCCAACACCGTGATGCAGATAACGTCGGAGCCAATCTGCGTCGCCACCTGCCTCAACAAGGCCAACCTCACGACGGAAATGATCGCCAAGAGCGGCCGCTTCTCCGTCGCGGTCCTCGAACTTGAGGTGCCGATGACCTTTATCGGACAGTTTGGCTTCAAATCCGGACGTGACATCGATAAATTCGCGAACGTAAAATACAGCCTCGCCGAGGCGGGAACGCCGCTCATTGAGGAGTGGAGCGTCGCGGCCTTTGACGCCAAAGTGTCAAAGACGGTGGAGATGCCGAGCCACATGCTCTTTATCGGAGAGGTACAGGAATCAGTCTGCTTCAAAGAGGCGCCGCTGCTTACCTACAGCGACTACCACAAGATCAAAAAGGGCAAATCCCCGAAGACGGCCCCGACCTTCGGCTTCAACGCTCTGAAATAA
- a CDS encoding TIGR02757 family protein yields MKPLEESPARIASREIFEKIYDDYNRRIYVSPDPLQFLYDYEETADREVVGLIASGLAYGRVAQILKSVKRVLDALGPRPAEYLRNSARRDHEEKLGGFVHRFTDCGEMCGFLTAIGEALRRCGSLEELFISGYNGDMSAAMENFADTFNRCAGRDNMFLLPRPSKGSACKRMALFLRWMVRRDDVDPGGWRGISPAELLIPLDTHMFNITTTLGLCRSKSANGKAAAEITENFKEICPEDPVKYDFALTRYGIREEMTVEELFAKWHLER; encoded by the coding sequence TTGAAGCCGCTTGAAGAGAGTCCGGCAAGGATCGCGAGCCGGGAAATTTTTGAAAAAATATACGACGACTACAACAGGCGGATCTATGTCTCACCCGATCCGCTTCAGTTTTTATACGATTACGAAGAGACCGCCGACCGCGAGGTGGTGGGTCTGATTGCCTCCGGCCTCGCCTACGGCAGGGTGGCGCAGATACTAAAAAGCGTGAAGCGGGTGCTTGACGCCCTTGGCCCCCGCCCCGCCGAATATCTCAGAAACAGCGCGCGGCGCGACCATGAGGAAAAGCTCGGCGGCTTCGTACACCGCTTCACCGACTGCGGCGAAATGTGCGGCTTCCTCACGGCCATCGGCGAGGCGCTGCGGCGCTGCGGCAGCCTTGAGGAGCTCTTTATCTCGGGCTACAACGGCGATATGAGCGCGGCGATGGAAAACTTCGCCGACACCTTCAACCGCTGCGCGGGGCGCGATAACATGTTCCTGCTTCCGCGCCCATCGAAGGGCAGCGCCTGCAAGCGCATGGCCCTCTTCCTGCGCTGGATGGTGCGGCGCGACGACGTCGACCCCGGCGGCTGGCGCGGCATCTCCCCCGCGGAGCTGCTGATCCCGCTTGACACCCATATGTTCAATATAACGACGACCCTCGGGCTCTGCCGCTCCAAGAGCGCGAACGGCAAGGCCGCCGCGGAGATCACAGAGAACTTCAAAGAGATCTGTCCCGAGGACCCCGTGAAATACGACTTCGCGCTGACGAGATACGGCATCCGCGAGGAGATGACGGTGGAAGAGCTCTTCGCGAAGTGGCATCTGGAACGCTGA
- a CDS encoding methyltransferase domain-containing protein has product MPDIRESVKQAYTEAVESAPRGVELSNMSAGNYDEELLRELPVQSFGCGNPIEAALLKQGERVLDLGSGAGLDLLLAGRRVGAAGHVYGLDMTQAMLDKARKNIDRLGLKNITLLRGYIEDIPLHDGSVDVLLSNCVINLSPDKDRVFREAFRVLTRGGRFCVSDVVLLKKVPEKLKESPAAWSG; this is encoded by the coding sequence ATGCCGGATATAAGGGAATCGGTAAAACAGGCCTACACGGAGGCGGTGGAATCGGCTCCGCGCGGCGTGGAGCTGAGCAATATGAGCGCGGGCAACTACGATGAAGAGCTGCTGCGGGAGCTGCCGGTGCAGAGCTTCGGCTGCGGCAACCCCATTGAGGCGGCGCTGCTCAAGCAGGGCGAGCGGGTGCTTGATCTCGGCAGCGGCGCGGGGCTGGATCTTCTGCTGGCGGGAAGACGCGTAGGCGCGGCGGGACATGTCTACGGTCTCGACATGACGCAGGCGATGCTCGATAAAGCGAGAAAGAACATCGACCGGCTTGGCCTGAAAAATATAACGCTGCTGCGCGGCTACATCGAAGATATCCCCCTGCACGACGGCAGCGTAGACGTGCTGCTCTCAAACTGCGTGATAAACCTCTCCCCCGACAAAGATAGGGTCTTCCGCGAAGCCTTCCGCGTCCTTACACGCGGCGGTCGTTTCTGCGTCTCGGACGTCGTGCTGCTGAAAAAGGTGCCGGAAAAGCTCAAAGAGAGCCCCGCCGCCTGGTCTGGGTGA
- a CDS encoding threonine ammonia-lyase encodes MMSTLPINPGITDVVKAYKFLRGRVRHTPTEYSHALSVKAGAPVYLKLENQQLCGSFKLRGALYKMNSLTPEERALGVVTCSSGNHGQGVAMAAQELKIKTKIFVPNACPETKKEAIRWRGGDFVELIVADGDYDFTEKTAHEYAAAHGVTYVSSFEDAAVVAGQGTAGFEMFTDEPDIELLLVPAGGGGLMNGIAIAAKALNPDVEIWGVQTDTSNPWVVSWEEGRVKEVEYGETLADGLAGGIPQSLLSLAKLRVKGILEVTEAELAAAIAFVHREQHMVIEGAGAVGIAALLAGKAPVRGRKTGIVISGGNIDETKLLKVLAENN; translated from the coding sequence ATGATGAGCACTCTTCCGATAAACCCCGGCATCACCGACGTGGTAAAGGCATACAAATTCCTCCGGGGGCGCGTGCGCCACACCCCTACAGAATACTCCCACGCGCTGAGCGTGAAGGCCGGAGCCCCCGTCTATCTCAAACTTGAAAACCAGCAGCTCTGCGGCTCCTTCAAGCTGCGCGGAGCTCTCTATAAGATGAACTCCCTCACCCCGGAAGAGCGGGCGCTCGGCGTCGTGACCTGCTCGAGCGGCAACCACGGGCAGGGAGTGGCGATGGCCGCGCAGGAGCTGAAGATAAAGACGAAAATATTCGTCCCCAACGCCTGCCCGGAGACGAAAAAAGAGGCGATCCGCTGGCGCGGCGGAGATTTCGTGGAACTTATCGTCGCCGACGGCGATTACGATTTCACCGAGAAGACGGCGCACGAATACGCGGCGGCACACGGCGTAACCTACGTCTCCTCCTTCGAGGATGCGGCGGTCGTCGCAGGACAGGGGACGGCGGGCTTTGAAATGTTCACCGACGAACCAGATATCGAGCTGCTGCTGGTGCCCGCGGGCGGCGGCGGGCTGATGAACGGCATCGCCATCGCCGCGAAGGCGCTGAACCCCGACGTCGAGATCTGGGGCGTCCAGACCGACACCTCAAATCCCTGGGTGGTCTCCTGGGAAGAGGGGCGCGTAAAAGAGGTCGAATATGGCGAGACCCTCGCCGACGGCCTCGCCGGCGGCATACCTCAGAGCCTCCTCTCGCTCGCGAAGCTCCGCGTCAAGGGGATACTGGAGGTCACCGAGGCGGAGCTCGCCGCCGCGATCGCCTTTGTGCACCGTGAGCAGCATATGGTCATAGAGGGCGCGGGGGCCGTGGGGATCGCGGCGCTGCTTGCCGGAAAGGCCCCCGTCAGGGGACGTAAGACCGGCATCGTCATCTCGGGCGGAAATATCGACGAAACCAAGCTGCTCAAGGTGCTCGCGGAAAACAACTGA
- a CDS encoding alanine racemase, with translation MPLEQREIKYPLLRVKLDGIRENARRLVDECALHGVGIWGVSKGVSALPEVARAFEAAGIKVIADSRLDNIRRMREAGVALEYALIRIPMRSELEELVSLCDYTLISDIGTFEALSEICERRGREVKCVVMFDMGDLREGFWFGDAARTAAELAKFTGRMKIVGVGANFSCASGVLPSAKNLAELAACGAAMESALGCPLPVYSGGGTCSFVMMRRGMLPKAINNLRLGEALLLGRDTSFGMVLEGLSQDTMEIEAELVEVRRKPTLPVGEIGHDAFGNIPHFEDRGERRRGILAIGKQDVYVSGLTPLNEGVRIITASSDHMLVDIEERPDLSVGDILSFRPDYTAMLSASTSPYVTKVFE, from the coding sequence ATGCCGTTGGAGCAAAGAGAGATAAAATACCCGCTTTTGAGGGTGAAACTTGACGGGATCAGGGAAAACGCCCGCCGTCTCGTAGATGAGTGCGCCCTGCACGGCGTCGGCATCTGGGGTGTCTCGAAGGGCGTATCGGCCCTTCCCGAGGTTGCGCGCGCCTTTGAGGCCGCTGGAATAAAGGTGATCGCCGACAGCCGCCTTGATAATATCCGCAGGATGCGCGAGGCGGGGGTGGCGCTTGAATACGCCCTGATCCGCATACCGATGCGCTCCGAGCTGGAGGAGCTTGTCAGCCTCTGCGATTATACGCTCATCTCCGACATAGGGACGTTTGAGGCGCTCTCTGAGATCTGCGAGAGAAGGGGGCGGGAGGTGAAGTGTGTCGTCATGTTCGATATGGGCGACCTGCGCGAGGGCTTCTGGTTCGGGGATGCGGCGCGCACGGCGGCGGAGCTGGCGAAGTTTACCGGCAGGATGAAGATAGTCGGCGTCGGAGCCAACTTTTCCTGCGCGAGCGGCGTGCTGCCCTCCGCTAAAAATCTCGCGGAGCTTGCCGCCTGCGGTGCGGCGATGGAGTCCGCGCTGGGCTGTCCGCTCCCCGTTTATTCCGGCGGAGGTACCTGTTCTTTTGTGATGATGCGGCGCGGCATGCTGCCGAAGGCCATCAACAATCTGCGGCTTGGCGAGGCTCTGCTGCTGGGACGCGACACCTCTTTCGGCATGGTCCTCGAGGGGCTTTCGCAGGATACGATGGAGATAGAGGCTGAACTCGTCGAGGTGCGGAGGAAGCCGACGCTGCCGGTGGGCGAGATCGGACACGACGCCTTCGGCAACATTCCGCACTTCGAGGATCGCGGCGAGCGCCGCCGCGGCATCCTCGCGATCGGCAAGCAGGATGTCTATGTGTCGGGGCTGACGCCGCTCAACGAGGGTGTGCGCATTATCACGGCCTCCAGCGACCATATGCTCGTCGATATAGAGGAGCGCCCCGACCTTTCGGTCGGCGATATCCTCTCCTTCCGTCCAGACTATACGGCGATGCTCTCCGCCTCGACGTCGCCCTATGTGACGAAAGTTTTTGAATAG